Proteins from a genomic interval of Salmo salar chromosome ssa14, Ssal_v3.1, whole genome shotgun sequence:
- the LOC106569952 gene encoding retinoic acid receptor RXR-beta-A, producing MGDSRDSRSPDSSSVSSPPSGQRSPPLTPTAAAMTSLPPFTLAVNSPISSMGSPFSVISSSLGSPCLPGTPSVGYGPISSPQINSTVSMSGLHAVSSSDDVKPPFGLGGHSPGGPMLSQKRLCAICGDRSSGKHYGVYSCEGCKGFFKRTVRKDLSYTCRDNKDCLVDKRQRNRCQYCRYQKCLACGMKREVVQDERQRSVQEERQRNKERESEAESTSAVNEEMPVEKILEAEMAIEQKTEVHADGSSEGSSPNDPVTNICQAADKQLFTLVEWAKRVPHFSELAMDDQVILLRAGWNELLIASFSHRSISVKDGILLATGLHVHRNSAHSAGVGVIFDRESAHNAEVGAIFDRVLTELVSKMRDMQMDKTELGCLRAIILFNPDAKGLSSSSEVELLREKVYASLESYCKHRYPDQQGRFAKLLLRLPALRSIGLKCLEHLFFFKLIGDTPIDTFLMEMLEAPHQLT from the exons ATGGGCGACAGCAGAG ATTCCCGCAGCCCAGACAGCTCCTCTGTGTCCTCCCCTCCCTCGGGCCAGCGCTCACCCCCCCTGACCCCCACAGCTGCTGCCATGACGTCTCTGCCGCCCTTCACCTTGGCCGTCAACAGCCCCATCAGCAGCATGGGCTCGCCCTTCTCTGTCATCAGCTCCTCTTTGGGGTCGCCATGTTTGCCCGGGACACCCTCGGTGGGCTACGGCCCCATTAGCAGCCCCCAG ATCAACTCCACAGTGTCCATGTCGGGACTGCACGCGGTCAGCAGCTCGGACGACGTGAAGCCTCCGTTCGGGCTGGGGGGCCACAGCCCAGGGGGCCCCATGCTCTCCCAGAAGCGCCTGTGTGCCATCTGCGGCGACCGCTCCTCCG gtaAGCACTACGGAGTGTACAGCTGCGAGGGCTGCAAGGGTTTCTTCAAGCGCACGGTGCGCAAGGACCTGAGCTACACCTGCCGGGACAACAAGGACTGCCTGGTGGACAAGCGCCAGCGCAACCGCTGCCAGTACTGTCGCTACCAGAAGTGCCTGGCCTGTGGCATGAAGAGGGAAG TGGTCCAAGATGAACGACAGAGAT CCGTGCAGGAAGAGCGCCAGAGGAACAAGGAGCGGGAGAGTGAGGCGGAGTCGACCAGCGCCGTCAACGAGGAGATGCCCGTGGAAAAGATCCTGGAGGCCGAGATGGCCATAGAGCAGAAGACAGAGGTGCATGCCGACGGGAGCTCTGAGGGCAGCTcg ccCAACGACCCGGTCACCAACATTTGCCAGGCTGCAGACAAGCAGCTGTTTACCCTGGTGGAGTGGGCCAAGAGGGTCCCCCACTTCTCTGAGCTGGCCATGGACGACCAGGTCATCCTGCTACGTGCCG gTTGGAACGAGCTGCTGATTGCCTCCTTCTCTCACCGCTCCATCAGCGTGAAAGATGGCATCCTACTGGCCACCGGCCTGCATGTGCACAGGAACAGCGCCCACAGCGCTGGCGTGGGAGTCATCTTCGACAG GGAGAGTGCGCACAATGCAGAGGTTGGGGCCATATTTGACAG AGTTCTCACTGAGCTGGTCAGTAAGATGAGAGACATGCAGATGGACAAGACCGAGCTCGGGTGCCTCCGAGCCATCATCCTCTTCAACCCAG ATGCCAAGGGCCTTTCCAGCTCCAGTGAAGTGGAATTGCTGAGGGAGAAGGTGTACGCATCGCTGGAGTCCTATTGTAAACATAGATACCCCGACCAGCAGGGCAG GTTCGCTAAGCTCCTCCTCCGgctgccagctctacgctccattGGCCTGAAGTGCCTGGAGCACCTGTTCTTCTTCAAGCTGATTGGCGACACCCCTATCGACACGTTCCTCATGGAGATGCTGGAGGCGCCCCACCAGCTGACCTAG